From the Corynebacterium zhongnanshanii genome, the window ACGGCACAGGTCACCAGTTCCTGGTTGGTCATCTGGAAGCAACCATCGCCATCGATGGCCCACACGGTGGCGTCGGGGTCGCCGGCCTGCGCACCCATGGCCGCAGGAACCGAGTAACCCATCGTGCCCAGACCACCGGAGTTCAGCCAGGTACGAGGCTTTTCGTAGTCCACGAACTGTGCAGCCCACATCTGGTGCTGTCCCACGCCGGCCACGTAGATAGCGTCAGGTCCTGCAACCTTGGACAGCGTGTTGATGACGAACTGTGGTGCCAGCTTGCCGTTCGGGTTTTCCTCGTAGCCGCGTGGGAAGTCGGTCTTCAACTTGTTCAGGTAGCGCAACCACTCGGCGGTCTCAGGCTTCGGCAGGTCCAGGTCCTCCATCGCCTCGTGCAGCGCGGTGAGCACCTCGCGGGCGTCGCCCACGATCGGCACCTGTGCCTCACGGATCTTGCCGATCTCCGCAGGGTCAATGTCGGCATGGATGACCTGCGCGTCAGGAGCGAAGCTCTCCAGCTGGCCGGTCACGCGGTCGTCGAATCGGGCGCCAATGGTGATGAGCAGGTCGGACTTCTGCATCGCAGCCACAGCCGGCACGGTTCCGTGCATTCCCGGCATTCCCATGTTGAGCTCGTGGCTGTACGGGAATGCGCCCAGCGCCATGAGGGTGGTGACGACCGGGATGTCGTTGGCCTCGGCGAAGCGGATGAGCTCGTCGGTGGCGTCGGATTTAATCACTCCGCCACCGATGTACAACGTCGGGCGTTCCGCGGCGCTGATGAGCTTGGCAGCCTCTTCGATCTGGCGAGAGTGTGGCGTGGTGACCGGACGGTATCCCGGCAGGTCGTAGACGGGTGGCCACACGAAGTCCAGTTCAGCGTTCTGAATGTCCTTCGGGATGTCCACCAGGACGGCGCCGGGGCGTCCGGTCGAGGCCACGTGGAATGCCTCGGCGATCGCGCCCGGGATGTCCTCGGGGCGGGTCACCATGAAGTTGTGCTTCGTGATGGGCATGGTCACGCCGCGAATGTCGGCTTCCTGGAACGCATCCGTACCCAACAGCTGCCGACCGACCTGACCGGTGATGGCAACCAGCGGAACGGAGTCCATGTTGGCGTCCGCGATGGGGGTCACGAGGTTGGTCGCACCGGGGCCCGACGTGGCGATGCACACACCCACGCGGCCCGTGACCTGGGCGTAGCCCGTCGCAGCGTGTCCGGCACCCTGCTCGTGACGGACCAGGATGTGATTGAGCTTCTCGGAGGAGTACAGCGCCTCATAGAGGGGCAGTACGGCGCCGCCGGGAAGGCCGAAGACAACGTCGGTTCCCAGCTCCTCGAGGGAACGGACAATAGCCTGGGCGCCATTGATACGCTCAGGGCTGCCTGACCTGTTGTTCTTCGCCACAGTTGCTGGGCTTGGTTGCGAGCGTGATGCGTCAGTCACGGGTAATTCGCTCCTGTTAGTACGGACAAAACGTGAGCCAGCTTATATGGCCGCTGGCGGGGTCGCAAACAACTATACCCCCATTCACCATAGTTTTCCCAAATGATGGTTATGTATTTCCCACAGAATGAAACATGGGGCACTTTAGCACGCCACGCTGTGTAGGACGTACGCGCTAGTGTGGCAAGCATGGATTTCAAGTTCTTCCTGTTCAAAATATGGGGTCTCTTGATCGACCACGGCATCCCCTTAGCCGCACTGTTGGTCTTAGCCATCCTCATCCCGCGCGCCGGCAGGCTGTTGAACCGCATCCTGTCCCGCAAACTCGATGAGGGTGAAGAATCCACCAAGGCCTCCCTGGCGTTGATGGGTGCCCTGGTGTACGTCCTGCAGGCTGTGGCATACTTCGCCATCATCATGTTGGCCTTGACCAACGTGGGCGTGCCTCCCATGGGCGCGGCCATCCCCGCCACCGTGGTCTCCGCGGCCGTCGGTTTCGGTGCCCAGTCCGTCATCGGCGACTTCCTTTCCGGATTCTTCATCATCTCAGAGCGCCAGTTCGGCGTGGGTGACTTCGTCTCCTTCGACGGAACCTCGGACTCTGTCTCGGGCACCGTGGTGGCCCTGACGCTGCGCGCCACCAAAATCCGCACCTCCACCGGCGAGGTCGTCACCATTCCCAACGGCTCCGCCGGCGTGATCACCAACTTCTCGCAGGAGTGGTCCCGCGCGGTGGTGGACATGCAGATCCCCCTGCGCCCCGGTGAGACGATGAAGGACCTCAACGAAGCCCTGAAAACCGCCACGATGAAGGCCCTGGAGGATACCTCCATCCGCCGCGATGTCACCGGCGAACTCGATATCTGGCCCGCCATGTCCATCAACCCTCCGGCCACCGCGGGCCAGCCGTGGACCGTGACCACCCGCATCAACGTGGAGGTCAATCCTGCCCGGCAGTGGGCCGTTGAGCGCGTCATCCGTGCCGCGTTACTGAACACCTTCTGGGACCGTTACGAGCACACGCCCGACGTCACCGGGCTCACCCTCGCCGAGTCCTCCCACGCGCTGCCCGTCGATGCCGCCGATGCTGCTACCGATACTGCCTCCGCTGAGGACTCCACGCCGTCCTCCTCCCCTTCTGCCGACGCCGAGGCCTCCACCACCGAGGCACACTCGGACACCACGGAGGGACTTGAGGAGGTGGCTCGCGCCACGTCTGACGATGGCCCAGGAAGGCCTGCGTTCTCGGACGAGTGGGACAGGGACACCAGCCAGCAGTCCCCTGCACGTCCGAGCGCGGAGGATGTTGTCCAGGACACCTTGAGTGTGGGTGGCCGCATGCGCGCCTCGACCACGGTCTTGCTGATTACTCTGTTAATTCTGGGAACGTTGGCGCTGTTTTCCGCCAATCCAGAAGGTGCGGATGCCGGACTGCTCAATCCTGATCGGTGGAGGACCAGTACCGCGGCGTCCAGTGAGGAGATAACCCCCAGCGCCACGGAGACCGCACCGGCGGAGGCCACTGCGGAGAACACCGCGGGTTCCACCTCCACACAGGATCCGAACGCGCAGACCGGCACGGTGGAGCGCGGCACGCCGACGGAGAGCAACGGGCGCCCGAACTCCGGCTCCGATAATTCTGAGCGGGAACCCACCTCCAATAATTCCGGGGGCGCTGGTTCTACGGGACAGTCCCAGTCAGGCAATAACTCCAATGGCACTGGTGGACAGGACTCGTCTGCTGGCCAGACTGGCAACGGCGAT encodes:
- a CDS encoding mechanosensitive ion channel family protein, with the protein product MDFKFFLFKIWGLLIDHGIPLAALLVLAILIPRAGRLLNRILSRKLDEGEESTKASLALMGALVYVLQAVAYFAIIMLALTNVGVPPMGAAIPATVVSAAVGFGAQSVIGDFLSGFFIISERQFGVGDFVSFDGTSDSVSGTVVALTLRATKIRTSTGEVVTIPNGSAGVITNFSQEWSRAVVDMQIPLRPGETMKDLNEALKTATMKALEDTSIRRDVTGELDIWPAMSINPPATAGQPWTVTTRINVEVNPARQWAVERVIRAALLNTFWDRYEHTPDVTGLTLAESSHALPVDAADAATDTASAEDSTPSSSPSADAEASTTEAHSDTTEGLEEVARATSDDGPGRPAFSDEWDRDTSQQSPARPSAEDVVQDTLSVGGRMRASTTVLLITLLILGTLALFSANPEGADAGLLNPDRWRTSTAASSEEITPSATETAPAEATAENTAGSTSTQDPNAQTGTVERGTPTESNGRPNSGSDNSEREPTSNNSGGAGSTGQSQSGNNSNGTGGQDSSAGQTGNGDSQSEPIATNP
- a CDS encoding acetolactate synthase large subunit; translation: MTDASRSQPSPATVAKNNRSGSPERINGAQAIVRSLEELGTDVVFGLPGGAVLPLYEALYSSEKLNHILVRHEQGAGHAATGYAQVTGRVGVCIATSGPGATNLVTPIADANMDSVPLVAITGQVGRQLLGTDAFQEADIRGVTMPITKHNFMVTRPEDIPGAIAEAFHVASTGRPGAVLVDIPKDIQNAELDFVWPPVYDLPGYRPVTTPHSRQIEEAAKLISAAERPTLYIGGGVIKSDATDELIRFAEANDIPVVTTLMALGAFPYSHELNMGMPGMHGTVPAVAAMQKSDLLITIGARFDDRVTGQLESFAPDAQVIHADIDPAEIGKIREAQVPIVGDAREVLTALHEAMEDLDLPKPETAEWLRYLNKLKTDFPRGYEENPNGKLAPQFVINTLSKVAGPDAIYVAGVGQHQMWAAQFVDYEKPRTWLNSGGLGTMGYSVPAAMGAQAGDPDATVWAIDGDGCFQMTNQELVTCAVENLPIKVALINNGNLGMVRQWQTLFFDGHYSNTNLKPKEEYLPDFLMLAESMGCAAFRVTKEEEVEPTIRKAMEINDRPVVIDFIVGEDAQVWPMVPAGTSNQAIQYARDLRPLFDDEESAAEDPAEIHEVVEEGEQN